From the Planctomycetota bacterium genome, one window contains:
- a CDS encoding ThuA domain-containing protein encodes MLIRRRATGGGQKACGTLRSPSPPRARSMHHARARSLLVAAATAGAMLVMPAPRAAEPGKPLEVLYVTGGCCHDYDAQKELIVRGMAARARIRTTVVHEGGTSTNHPISIYDKPGWAKGYDVVFHNECFSDVKDPTFLEKILAEHNQGVPAVLMHCAMHCYRVGNDEWFKFCGITSPGHGAHYAYTCRLLGSHPILAGMPREWAVPKEELYYSDKVWPTATPLGEALSTDRNALQTCIWTNQYGPTRVFATTIGHYAETVATDEFLGLVTRGTLWAAGKLRDDGTPVAEVALEPAVAAP; translated from the coding sequence ATGCTCATCCGACGACGTGCTACCGGAGGGGGGCAAAAGGCGTGTGGTACGCTCCGGTCTCCTTCTCCCCCGAGGGCTCGTTCGATGCACCATGCCCGTGCCCGATCACTTCTCGTCGCTGCCGCCACCGCTGGCGCCATGCTGGTGATGCCGGCGCCGCGCGCTGCCGAGCCGGGCAAGCCGCTCGAGGTGCTGTATGTCACCGGCGGCTGTTGCCACGACTACGACGCCCAGAAAGAGCTCATCGTCCGCGGCATGGCGGCGCGGGCCCGGATCCGCACCACGGTCGTCCACGAAGGAGGGACGTCGACGAACCACCCGATCTCGATCTACGACAAGCCCGGCTGGGCGAAGGGCTACGACGTGGTCTTTCACAACGAGTGTTTCTCCGACGTCAAGGATCCGACGTTCCTCGAGAAGATCCTCGCCGAACACAATCAGGGGGTGCCGGCGGTGCTGATGCACTGCGCGATGCACTGCTACCGCGTCGGCAACGACGAGTGGTTCAAGTTCTGCGGGATCACCTCTCCCGGCCACGGCGCCCACTATGCCTACACCTGCCGGCTGCTGGGCAGCCATCCGATCCTCGCCGGGATGCCGCGCGAGTGGGCCGTGCCCAAGGAGGAGCTGTATTACTCCGACAAGGTGTGGCCGACCGCCACGCCGCTCGGCGAGGCGCTGAGCACCGATCGCAACGCCCTCCAGACCTGCATCTGGACCAACCAGTACGGCCCGACCCGCGTGTTTGCCACCACGATCGGCCACTACGCCGAGACGGTGGCGACCGACGAGTTTCTCGGCCTGGTCACCCGCGGCACGCTGTGGGCCGCCGGAAAGCTCCGCGACGACGGCACGCCCGTGGCCGAG